The DNA segment ACGACAAAAATCTTGGATCATAGTGGCGGTTACATGCAGTGGCCTTGAGGTAAATAGCTCTTTACCTTCATAAGGCGTTAACGCATCTATACCATTTAATTGAATTTTATTACTCACATTAATTCCTTTTAATTACCCAGCATCACTTACGGGTAGACCAGCATTATTTTTTTTCTGTTTAATTAATTTATACACACCAACAGTAAATAACGGGATGAAGAACACCGCAATAAAGGTTAAAAATAAAAATTTATAACCAGCCAATATTAACCCTACTATTCCCATTGTCGATAGTAATAAACTTAACAATACCATGCTACCTGCCACCCCAGCGTGTTGTGTGGCAGTTAATGATTTGCCACTTCGCTCAGACATATAATTATCTATACGCTCAACAAAGCCCTGCATCATACCTACACCCGTTTGCAAAATTAAAACAAACAAAATCACCACATAAATATCAATTAACCAGCTAGAACCTAATTTTTCTAAAAGCCAATATACAGGTACTTCTGCGCCAGAGTTAAGCACCTCTGGGTAGTGTGAAACTAAAGCATAATGTAAAGCAATTAAAGGCAGTACACCAACTAGAGCAGCGCTAATGCCGGCAACAAATGACTCATTGGTTTTCTTTATATGGCGTCCTGCAAACAATAACAAAGGAAAGAAAGCAACATTGACCATAGCATACTGAGCTCCTACAGCTAACGGCGCTGTTGATACAACATCATTAGCAATTTCAGTACTTACAACATCACCCAGATTCAAAAATACATAGCCGACAATGATGGCCAAAATGATCAATAAAGATACGGACGCAACTGCCATCGATTTTTCAATAAACTCTCGGCCTTTATAGGTGAAAAAAATCACCACTGATAATAAAGCAAGTTGCCCAATATAAGGACTGATAGATAAGTATTCACCAATAACAGTACCTGCTGCAGTAGACGAGATCGCGACAACAATGATCATTGACAGTAAGATAGCTATTTCATAAAGCCACCATAACTTGCCTAAAATAATTTTACTAAACTGGCGATAGTCATACGCTTGATATGCTCTGGATAACTCAAAACATAAAAATATAACGGCCATAATAACGGTTGCGATGCTTGCGATTGCTATAAAGCCACCTAATGGCCCGTTAATCGTTACGTATTGCACCAACTCAACACCGGATCCCATTGAGCCACCAAAGAATACGGAGAGCCAAACGGCCGCTGGTATTAAAATCACACGAGAAAAATAAGAATTTGCCACAACAACCTCATTAAATATTTATTTTTTATGCTCTGTAACCATTGTCTATTAATTTTATTTTAATATAGATACAGCAAAAGTAAACTGAGCCTAACTCATTATTAACATGCAATCAATAAAAAATATGCTTACCTCCTCCGGCAACCATTGAACTCAATGAAAGCAATAACAGTTCATTTAACCTATCCGAATGTTAATTTGTTGATAACTACTTGCATAGTTTACAAAACAAGATACTATTGAGTTAAGCTCATTAATGCGCTTTTATAGCAAAGGATCAAAGAGTTCAGTAAATTATGACTACCAAAACTTATATTGGCGATACTATTATCAAGCAGTTACGTCTAACGATAGAGGATATTGCCAATGGTGCAAGTGCGCTGGGTGATACTAACCCAATTCACTTTAACCATGATGAAGCAATTAAAGCAGGTTACTCTGGAATTATAGCCAGTGGCGCTCATACATCTGGTTTATGTGGTGGTGCCCTAACCCAAAAATTTCAACATTCGGGCCCATTTATGGGGCTGGATTGTAGTTATCGATTCCATAAAGCTGTACTACCTAATGAACAGTTAACAATCACTTGGACAACAACTCTCATCGAGCATAAAACTAAATTAAAAGGTCATCTGGCATATTTTGAAGGCCAAATGACTGACAGTTCTGACAAAATATTAATTTCAGCAACCATGAAAGTATTGTTGTTAGATTAAAATGTTTCAAAATTAATACGTAAACATCACTTCATTTATAAAAACAAGAGTATTGTTTTATGTTTAACTTTTCTTTTTTTACCCATTGGCAACAGCGTTACAATATTACAATTTTGTGTACGGTTGCGTTATTTATTTGCTTTATCGACAGGGTTAATATTTCTGTCGCTATACTGCCGATGCAAGCTGAATTTGGTTGGAATGATACGGTAAAAGGCATGGTTTTAGCCTCATTCTTTATTGGCTATATGCTGATGCAAATTGTTGGCGGAGTGTTAGCAAGTAAGTTTGGTGGCAAAGTAGTTCTTGGCAGCGCCGTGATCTTTTGGTCGATCTTCACAATATTAACGCCGATCTTAGCAATGGCGTCATTACCTATGCTAATACTAGGGCGAATATTGCTTGGGCTAGGAGAAGGCGCCAGCGTACCGTCAGCATATTCTTTATTTAAACATTGGGTACCAAAATCTGAGCAAGCAAGAACAATAACTATCTTTTCCAGTGGTGCGCCGTTAGGCACTATTGTAGGTCTTGTCGCCTCCGGCTGGATTATTAACCATTATGATTGGGCCATGGTATTTTATATTTTTGGTTCGTTAGGCTTTATCTGGATTATATTTTGGCTATTATTCGCCTATTCAAAACCCAAAGATAATCCTAATATCTGCCAACAAGAACTCGCGTTAATTTATTCAGAAAAAGAAGAAATTAAACAGCATGAGCCTGTGCCATGGAAACAGTTTTTCAACAAAGCTCCAGTACTAGCATTATTTTATACCGCATTTACCACACAATGGACGCTGTATTTATTTCTTGCTTGGTTACCAAGCTATTTTGCCGATGTTCATGGTTTTAGCATTACCCAAGCCGGCCTTTCGTCAGCGGCGCCTTGGTTAACCATGATAATTATGATGAATGTTGCAGGTATCGTTTCTGACAAACTTATTAAATCAGGAAAGTCAGCCGGTTTTACGCGCAAGCTAGTTCAAAGTATCGGCTTATTTGGCTCGGCTTTATTTTTATTTTTGTCGCTGTATGTTACTGAGCCAATGATGGCCGTTATTTGTACCTGTGGCGCTCTTGGAGCATTATCCTTTTGTTATTCAGGATACACGGTTAATCCCATGGACATTGCTCCAAAACACTCAGAATCATTGTTTGGTGTGGTAAATACTGCAGCGACCTTACCAGGTATATTGGCAGTTGCAGTTACGGGCTGGCTAGTTGATGTAACCAATAGTTATAATTCGGCGTTTATTCTAGCCGCGGTGATCAGTATTAGTGGTGCCTTAGTGTTTATTAAGTACGGTACGGGTAAAAAGATAATCGATTAAGTGTATTGTTAGAAAATAGACTTTATTCAAAACAAAAAAATGCCGGTATAAAAACCGGCATTTAATTTCGTCTCATACCCAGTTAGGCTAAAGCGTGATACGAAACCTTACACTTGCGACAAACGCACTGTCATCTTCAGCGTTAGTGTGTGGATCAATAATGTATTGAAAGTTTGGTGTTATTTGTACGGTTTCAGCCAACTGAAAACGGTAAAATGTTTCAAAGGTGGTGGTATATTCATTAGCGGCAAAACCGACATCGTATAACGGCTCGATGATTTTACCGTGATTTATCGCCATACCAAATAAATCAGAACGATCTTCAAAATACTTAATAAAACCAATATTTACTTCCTGCTCATACAATTGCACATCATTTGCTGAGTCTGCATCAGAGAAACCTAACTGGCTAAATATCATCCATTCCATGTTCCAGGTCCAGTTAAAGCCAAATACTACACCGTACGAGTCAGAGTCTGCCCCCTTTACTTTACGTTCATCGACTTGCCATAAAGTTACATGAAAGTTTTTAAAATATCGGTCATTTCGTGTTGGTGACCAACCAAATTCAGCATATTTATAAAGCTCGTCAGTGCCCTCTTCAAAAAACTCTAAATCATCAGTCGCGACACCATTGGCATCATTAACACCACCTAACACATAATAAGAGTCATTTAACCAGCCACCAATACCAACGCCCCAACTCCAGTCTGGCGCTGCAATACTCATATTAATCAGGTTATCCAGGTTAGAAAATCCGGTCCAAGGAGATGCGTAGCCTAAAACATTATGATAATCATTCGGGTCATAACGACCAATAACCATACCACCATTTCCATCAAATAACGCTTGTGTCCACTTCACATCACCAATGATGTCTTTACTGTCGTTAAATAACATCGCTGTTTGGCTTAAATAACCAAAACCACCGCCTAATGACGCGGGAGCTGTATCTCCATAGTCATGCCTGTGATCAAGACTAAATACAAAAGCCCCAGGGTTTTTACCGCCTCGATCGACAAGCTCCCATTTACCAGTAAACCTTAAAATACCAGAGCCCGCAGTATTGGCATTAATATCTGGCTCAACGACTTCTTGCATCATACTGGTATAAGCAATACCAAACTGCAAACCGGTATCTTTGTACAACTGAGATTTCCATGCGCGTAGATCTTCTGTTGCTTGATCTAAAATAGGCATACGAATAAGTGGGTATTTATCTTTATTATCTTCTTCTAATTGGGCAGAAGACTCCCCTGGTGCACCATAGCCTTCATCATCGTCATATGGTTTTTCTTTGGTTGACGCATCTTTAGCGTAAACACCAGGTGACAATGTTAAAGCCAAAGCCAGAACAATTAAGTTAAATAATATAGAGATGTGTTTCATTGGATTCCCTTGAACAGCAGCGATTAATATTTTTTTGCCGAGCTAAGGAAAGAGGTAAATTAACGTTTATTTTTTACTTATAACTCCTTCCTTAACTATAAGCCTAGGAAGAAGTTTAGATTTTTCAAATAAATAACAAAGTTTTTGTTTTATATAATTATTTTGTCAGCCTAAATTTGGCTTTTAAGATCTGCTCTAAATTCTCGTGGGGTTTGGCCGCTATGAGCCTTGAAAGAGCGAGTAAAGTTGCTGTTTTCAGAAAAACAAAGTTTTTCAGCGACTTCAACCAGCTTCAGGTCTAAGTTTGATAAATACTCTTTTGCTAATGTCATGCGAGCATTTTCAGAAATATCGCGATAGTTCAAACCAAACTGTTTAATTTTTTGACTTAAACTACGGGTACTCATGCCAAGCTCTCTGGCAATGGCCTCTTTTGAAAATACCCCTTTTTTCATTAATTCTAATATATTGGAATATATACGCGTAGGTAATTCAAAGTACTCAAAGCGCTGTTCGTATTCATCAACTAACTGTTGGTTTAATCGATAAAGCTGCGGATCATAGCCCACTTGTTCAATGTCTAATTGACCGGTGGTTAGATAAAAGCCGCTGTCTTCACAATCAAACTCAACTTCAGTGTTAAACACTCGGTTTATTTCTTCTACATACTTTTGCTCTGGTTTTGCAATACTTAAACACACCTTGTGAAAAATAAATTCATTACTGACACTGAATTTTAAATGCGCATACATATTGCACACCCAGGCAAGCTGCATTTTAGCTTCATCCAGTTTATGGTGACGAGATCTCGCGCCAACAAACCAACAGTCATCCGACTTTTTTAAATACACTTCAGCACCGGTACTAATCATTGAATAGTGCTTGATCAGTAATTCGATATTTTCTCGGACGGTTTCACAGGAGTAACATAACGGGCCCAATGCATTAAACGTGACTGGGCGGTAGTTATTAACTAGATTTAATACTAAAAAAGGCTTTTTATTATTATTTAACAATAACGCTAAAATAGGAAGAAATGAGCTACCTTTTACTCGACCACATTGGGCGAGTAGGTCTTGGCTGTCGATAATTTCCATGTACTGTCGTAAAGACTCAACACTTTCTCCAGAGTCTTCTAACGTTTGAATCAGCATATGTAACAGTGAACGGATCACTGAATGTTGATAGTCGAGTATTTCCACCTTGCCTTCCTTATAAGAGTCAGCATAAAATATTGAATCTGCTAATATTTACTTAGCTAAAACTTAATTATCAATCAAAACCATTTAATTGCAAAGCTATAATATATGAAACTTGAAGTTGCTGGCCATACAAAACGTTATCTTTTTATTTTAGAAGCATTTAAAAAGATATATTCTGAACAAGTAAACTTAAACGATGACATTTCTTCTTTGTTAGACAGTTATATACATGCTGACGATTTAAGTGTTAGTGGCCGCAAATACATCAAAAGCATTATTCAAAAATGGGGGGAAACTAATCTTCAATTTCCGATCCAATTAAATTTTGCCAAACCTATTAACCCAGCTTTATTTGGTATTTTTGGTTTAACGGTAAGCTCAGCAACTACGCTGCGCTGCTTTTTTGAATTTTGGGCTGAGTTTTCTCGTATTTTATTTATTTTTAACACCGCATCATTTGAAGAAACAGATGAATATGGCGTGTTAACTTTTATCCCTGATAAAGACGTAATTGAAGATAATATTCATTATCAAACGATTCAAGGCGGCATTTCGGCAAGCTTGTCAAATTTACGCACTGTGGCCCATAAGGACTTTAGTCCTGACAAAATTATAGTGCCGGAAGGAATTGAAAAAAGAACTCAGGAAAAACTTGCCAAGCTTGCTGGTTGTGTTGTAGAAACAACCATAGAGAACAAAGGCCAAATACTGATCAACAAACAACGCTTAACGATGCTTTTACCTGCAGGTGATAGTCATTGTAATTTGGCTTATTATCAATTGGCTTCGAAACGACTCATTGAAATAGCTCCAGACAATATGATGTTAAAAGTTAGGTCTTGGTTTATAGATACCGTATTAAGTAACAACATCGACAATAGCGATATCAGTAAAGATTTAGGTTTGAGTCTAGACTTTATTAATTTGAAGTTAAATGAACAGAACACAGATCTAAACGCTATTAAAAATAAAGTCTTACCCGTATTAGCAAGACACTTACTACAACAACCAGGAGTGCAAATTAAGCAGATAGCATTTAAACTTGGCTATACCAGCTCAAGCTCATTTAATAAGGCCTACAATCGTTGGACAGGTAACTCACCAGCAGATTATCGAAAGTCGTATTTAGAGCGGATTAATAATTTAAAGTTTTAATACTACACAGCTACTTCTTAGATCAAAAAAACCGCTATGTTTAGCGGTTTTTATTTTCAGCGGAGATTATTTAATTAGTTATTTAAACCAGTTTGCCATAACGTTTTCGACCACTGGCGACACATTAAAGCTGATCATCCATTCAGGTCCAAAGTCATCTGGCTTTTCAACATAATAGTTAATTTCCATACCAAGTTTCCACGGCCTAGTACCAAACATAACGGTCTTACCAAATGAGAAGTTAAGCGGAATTGTCCACTCCTCTGCTTTATGATCATAACTTATAGTTGGTGAAGTACCGTAATTCCAACCTCCACCAGGAAGCATAACATAAAAGAATTGCGATGAAGTAATGCTGATATCAATATCACCGGCCACATCCCATTGGTGGTTTGGAAACATACCTATAATGCCATCTTTAGATATTTGTCCCCATAAAAATTCAGGTCCTAATGTTGTTGCTTCGCCGCCACCGACTTTGTCATCACCAGTTGGTAAAGAGGTAAATATCCCAACCGCCATTAACTCTCCGGGGTTATCTTTAGGTGGCGCAAAGGCATAAGCAACATCCATTGAAATATCCCCTAACCCAGACTCATCGTTCCAAGGTGTAGAGATATGCATTGGAATGGCTGGTCGCCAAATAATTTTAGTACCGTCATCACGCGGAAAAGGTAATGAGGGTTGAAACAGTATCATTTGCCCATCTTGGTCGTCAGCGCCAGGAATATCACCTTCATAAGTGCGATGTTGAAATTTAAAATTTAACGAAGCATAGGCAGTATTAGGGTTTGCTAATTCTTTTGCGGCTTTATCTGCGGCATTTTCTTCAGCAGACAGCGCAGAAAATGACATTGAAGCAAGTAAAGCGAGCGCAAGTTTAGTCATACTTTTGCGTTGAAAAGATTGAGGCATATAATTTTCTCCTGGAACTATAATTCTTATTAGTAATTTTTATACCAACTGAAATGAATATGTTATCTACTTTTGGCTGAGGGAAAATGAATAAATACAAGGCATAAAATTAAATATCTAGTTTTTCTACATATTAATTTTATAACACAGTAGTTATTTATTTTAACCAACCAAAATGATTAGATATTCATTTCATTTGGTATCATTACTTTATGTATAGCAGAGATAATTAAAATGGGTAGTTTGAAGTGGTGTTTTTTTTTTGTAAGTATTTAATAAATAAATCAATGAGATAAATAACTCCTTGTATCTTAATTAGATACAAGGTGGACTAGATATTGCTAAACATTGGTAACGATTACGACTCTAAACTGTGTTACCGTACATTTTCTGGAAACCAGGAATTCGAGTTTCCCAAATAGGTGTTTTATCACCAATTACTTCTTTTAGTGTTTTGATAAATAGTCTTGTTTTCAGTGGTGAATCCCTGTGAGGATATACCGCATAAAATGTCCCGTAATCAGTCAAGTTTATATGCGTCATAATAGGTACAAGCTTGCCTTCTAAAACCTCATTTTCAATCATCTGGGCCGTGGTTACAGCAAACATTCTTCCTGCTAAAGCAGTATTGATTAGCATTTCCACTTCATTTACTTTGTAAGTCGGGTTTAACTGTATAAATGCTTCGTTTCCTGAACTTTCACGGTACTTGATTTTATCAATCAATAACCCCTTAGATGAATAAACAACCGCAGGCAGGCTCTCAAGTTTTGGTATCGTGTTGGGTTTCCCATATTTATCAATAAAAGCCGGTGCAGCAACGACCAAGAGTCGGTTTCTGGCTATTTGTTTGGCAATTAGGTTGGACTCTTTCGGTTCACCAATACGAAAACCTATATCAAAGCCTTCACCAACTAAATCGACAACTCTGTCTTCCAAAAGTAGCTCAACACGAATATCAGGATACCGTTCCTGAAACTTTAAAATAGCATACTGTACATACTGACGACCAAACAATGTAGAGCTGGCAATTTTTAGCTCCCCTCTAGGTTCATTATGATAATTTTCAGCCAATCGTTTTGAATTATTGAGTAAATCTCGTAATTGTTTTGCTTGATTTACCATTTCAACGCCAGCTGCAGTTAAAGATAGTGATCGTGTAGTTCGATTCAATAAATGAACGCTAAGCTCTTGTTCAAGCTTACCTATTTGTTTTGAAATAGCAGATCTATTGACATTTCTATGCTCTGACACCTTTGTAAAACTACCTAACTCAGCGACTTCAAGTAAAAGTAGTAATCGACTTGCAAGATCCATAAACACCTCATTGTTTCCCTTATGGAAACAGTATAGTTCATTTTAGCTTGTTTTTAGACACCATATTTAAGATTAATATTGTTTCATAAATTCGAATCGAGACAAATATTGTCTCTGTACAGACAACCTTAAAAGGAACATTATGATGAAAAAATTAACGATAACCCAAGACGCTGGCGTGGCTACGGTTTTAATTAAAAATCCTCCAGTGAATATTTTGACTATTGACTTAATTAATGAGCTGAATGCATTTATTCTTTCATTAAAGGATAACCGAGAAACAAAAGCTGTTGTTTTTAAATCGTTCCATGAAGCTTTTTTTATAGCTCACTTAGATCTTAATGTTATTAACGGCACTCAAGGCGGACAAGCAGCTTCAATTGAGTTCAACCATATGATAGCCAACATTAAAGCAATGAAACAGCTCTCTATTGCTGTCGTTGATGGTGTGGCGCGTGGTGGTGGTAATGAATTTGTTATGGCATGTGATTTAGCATACGGGACAGAAAATTCAGCTTTCGCCCAGCCAGAGTTATACATCAACATTCCAACAGGTGGACAAGGGGCGGTTCAGTTTGCTCGACGTTTAGGAAAAGGTAAAACACTTCAGGCATTACTATCTGGTGCTGACTTTAGCGCACAACAGGCCGAAAAATTAAATATCATTACTCAGTTTATTCCTAAAGCAGAGCTTGATGCATTTTTAGCGCAATTTCTTTCAATTGTCGCTGGTTGGGAAGTTCGTGACATTGTGATGTACAAAGAAATTATAACGGCTTCAATAATAGACGAGGATGTGGGTTCTGAACTTGAGCTACGTTACTTTCTAGAGCGAGCAAAAGAAGAGAAAACTCAAACAATTATTGCTGCATTTCTTAAATATGGAGGGCAAACAGAAAGGGAAGCCGATGACATTCAAGGGATATTTATCGACACTGCAGCAGAGCTTTCAAGTTAATATTAAACTAAAAAAGCACTTGATTAATTGCATAATCAAGTGCTTTTAATAATTAAGACATTTTATTAATATGACTTAGGCAATCCCAACACATGTTCACCCAAATAGTTTAATGTCATTTGTTGAGTTACCGGCGCTAAACGGAATAACTGACATTCTCTAAACCAACGCTCTACATGATATTCACGAGCAAAACCACAACCACCCAGCGTTTGCATGGCATGGTGTGTAGCTTCTAGTGCCGATTCTGCGGCAAGCCATTTCGCCATGTTGGCAACATCGCCCACTTCTTTATCTGACTTACCTTCATCATATAATGTAGCCGCTTTTAACACTTGCCCCCAGGCAGCCTCTACTTTTGCGTAAGCAGCAGCTAATGGGTGTTGTACCGCTTGGTGAGCACCAATTGGTTGACCAAATACATTACGCTCTTTGGCATACTCAATAGCGTGTTCAAGAGCAAGTTTTGCCGTGCCACAGGCGCCAGAGGCGATTAAAATACGTTCAGGGTTAAGCGTACCTAATAATTGATAAAAACCTTTGCCTTCTTCACCAAGCAAACAATCTTTTGATACACGGACATTATCAAAGAATACCTGGAACGACTTATAATAATGATAACCGTGCTTATCAATTGGTGTGTAGCTAATGCCTTCTGCTGGCAGGTCTACTAAGAATAATGAAATACCGGCAGCTTTATTTTTCACGTCTTCTTTCTTGGTTGTGCGAGCAACAATAAGAACAGCATCGGTATTGTCAATATTGGTAATAAACCATTTACCGCCGTTAATGATGTAATCGTCACCATCTTTTTTGGCAAATGTTTCAATGTTTAATGAGTTAGTACCTGCATTTGGCTCAGAAAGGGCAAATGCACAGGTTTTCTCGCCAGCGGCAAATGCTGGTAAGTATTTTTCTTTTTGACTGTCATTAGCATGATGGGCAACAGATAAGTTACCTAGCAAGCCAAACAAATAGCCTAGAGCCGGTCCGCCACCACCGCCGCCACGACATAATGCT comes from the Thalassotalea nanhaiensis genome and includes:
- a CDS encoding MFS transporter codes for the protein MFNFSFFTHWQQRYNITILCTVALFICFIDRVNISVAILPMQAEFGWNDTVKGMVLASFFIGYMLMQIVGGVLASKFGGKVVLGSAVIFWSIFTILTPILAMASLPMLILGRILLGLGEGASVPSAYSLFKHWVPKSEQARTITIFSSGAPLGTIVGLVASGWIINHYDWAMVFYIFGSLGFIWIIFWLLFAYSKPKDNPNICQQELALIYSEKEEIKQHEPVPWKQFFNKAPVLALFYTAFTTQWTLYLFLAWLPSYFADVHGFSITQAGLSSAAPWLTMIIMMNVAGIVSDKLIKSGKSAGFTRKLVQSIGLFGSALFLFLSLYVTEPMMAVICTCGALGALSFCYSGYTVNPMDIAPKHSESLFGVVNTAATLPGILAVAVTGWLVDVTNSYNSAFILAAVISISGALVFIKYGTGKKIID
- a CDS encoding carbohydrate porin — encoded protein: MKHISILFNLIVLALALTLSPGVYAKDASTKEKPYDDDEGYGAPGESSAQLEEDNKDKYPLIRMPILDQATEDLRAWKSQLYKDTGLQFGIAYTSMMQEVVEPDINANTAGSGILRFTGKWELVDRGGKNPGAFVFSLDHRHDYGDTAPASLGGGFGYLSQTAMLFNDSKDIIGDVKWTQALFDGNGGMVIGRYDPNDYHNVLGYASPWTGFSNLDNLINMSIAAPDWSWGVGIGGWLNDSYYVLGGVNDANGVATDDLEFFEEGTDELYKYAEFGWSPTRNDRYFKNFHVTLWQVDERKVKGADSDSYGVVFGFNWTWNMEWMIFSQLGFSDADSANDVQLYEQEVNIGFIKYFEDRSDLFGMAINHGKIIEPLYDVGFAANEYTTTFETFYRFQLAETVQITPNFQYIIDPHTNAEDDSAFVASVRFRITL
- a CDS encoding helix-turn-helix domain-containing protein; protein product: MEILDYQHSVIRSLLHMLIQTLEDSGESVESLRQYMEIIDSQDLLAQCGRVKGSSFLPILALLLNNNKKPFLVLNLVNNYRPVTFNALGPLCYSCETVRENIELLIKHYSMISTGAEVYLKKSDDCWFVGARSRHHKLDEAKMQLAWVCNMYAHLKFSVSNEFIFHKVCLSIAKPEQKYVEEINRVFNTEVEFDCEDSGFYLTTGQLDIEQVGYDPQLYRLNQQLVDEYEQRFEYFELPTRIYSNILELMKKGVFSKEAIARELGMSTRSLSQKIKQFGLNYRDISENARMTLAKEYLSNLDLKLVEVAEKLCFSENSNFTRSFKAHSGQTPREFRADLKSQI
- a CDS encoding enoyl-CoA hydratase/isomerase family protein, with translation MMKKLTITQDAGVATVLIKNPPVNILTIDLINELNAFILSLKDNRETKAVVFKSFHEAFFIAHLDLNVINGTQGGQAASIEFNHMIANIKAMKQLSIAVVDGVARGGGNEFVMACDLAYGTENSAFAQPELYINIPTGGQGAVQFARRLGKGKTLQALLSGADFSAQQAEKLNIITQFIPKAELDAFLAQFLSIVAGWEVRDIVMYKEIITASIIDEDVGSELELRYFLERAKEEKTQTIIAAFLKYGGQTEREADDIQGIFIDTAAELSS
- a CDS encoding acyl-CoA dehydrogenase family protein — its product is MNFDLTMEQQMIADMAADLAKKYDPEYWREMDENKQYPQEFMDEIGSLGFFGLPLAEKWGGADAGLTDVALAMEALCRGGGGGGPALGYLFGLLGNLSVAHHANDSQKEKYLPAFAAGEKTCAFALSEPNAGTNSLNIETFAKKDGDDYIINGGKWFITNIDNTDAVLIVARTTKKEDVKNKAAGISLFLVDLPAEGISYTPIDKHGYHYYKSFQVFFDNVRVSKDCLLGEEGKGFYQLLGTLNPERILIASGACGTAKLALEHAIEYAKERNVFGQPIGAHQAVQHPLAAAYAKVEAAWGQVLKAATLYDEGKSDKEVGDVANMAKWLAAESALEATHHAMQTLGGCGFAREYHVERWFRECQLFRLAPVTQQMTLNYLGEHVLGLPKSY
- a CDS encoding helix-turn-helix domain-containing protein — translated: MKLEVAGHTKRYLFILEAFKKIYSEQVNLNDDISSLLDSYIHADDLSVSGRKYIKSIIQKWGETNLQFPIQLNFAKPINPALFGIFGLTVSSATTLRCFFEFWAEFSRILFIFNTASFEETDEYGVLTFIPDKDVIEDNIHYQTIQGGISASLSNLRTVAHKDFSPDKIIVPEGIEKRTQEKLAKLAGCVVETTIENKGQILINKQRLTMLLPAGDSHCNLAYYQLASKRLIEIAPDNMMLKVRSWFIDTVLSNNIDNSDISKDLGLSLDFINLKLNEQNTDLNAIKNKVLPVLARHLLQQPGVQIKQIAFKLGYTSSSSFNKAYNRWTGNSPADYRKSYLERINNLKF
- a CDS encoding MaoC family dehydratase gives rise to the protein MTTKTYIGDTIIKQLRLTIEDIANGASALGDTNPIHFNHDEAIKAGYSGIIASGAHTSGLCGGALTQKFQHSGPFMGLDCSYRFHKAVLPNEQLTITWTTTLIEHKTKLKGHLAYFEGQMTDSSDKILISATMKVLLLD
- a CDS encoding LysR family transcriptional regulator; protein product: MDLASRLLLLLEVAELGSFTKVSEHRNVNRSAISKQIGKLEQELSVHLLNRTTRSLSLTAAGVEMVNQAKQLRDLLNNSKRLAENYHNEPRGELKIASSTLFGRQYVQYAILKFQERYPDIRVELLLEDRVVDLVGEGFDIGFRIGEPKESNLIAKQIARNRLLVVAAPAFIDKYGKPNTIPKLESLPAVVYSSKGLLIDKIKYRESSGNEAFIQLNPTYKVNEVEMLINTALAGRMFAVTTAQMIENEVLEGKLVPIMTHINLTDYGTFYAVYPHRDSPLKTRLFIKTLKEVIGDKTPIWETRIPGFQKMYGNTV